Proteins from a genomic interval of Rhodococcus rhodochrous:
- a CDS encoding flavin-containing monooxygenase produces MRVEHIDVLIVGAGLSGIGAGYRLQTQCPGLGYAILESRDAIGGTWDLFRYPGIRSDSDMYTLGFPFRPWRGEKSIADGPDILQYIRDTAAEFGIDRRIRFGHKVIDASWSSEDARWTVRASTGQGTVEVSCSFLYLCSGYYSYESGYLPDIPGLQDFAGTVVHPQFWPENLDYEGKKIVVIGSGATAVTLVPALAEKAEHVTMLQRSPTYVMSLPARDPIATRIRRLLPDRVAHRAVRTKNVVVNLGFYQFCRRFPSAAKRVLRTLTERRLRGRIPVDPHFSPRYDPWDQRLCVVPDSDLFRTLRAGKAEIVTDRIDTVTEKSVRLESGRELEAEILIPATGLQLVPAGGIEFVVDGEKVDLSTRFIYRGMMLDGLPNAAMCLGYTNASWTLRADLASLYVCRLLRYMHRNGYRSAVPRYSGDGRTRPLLGLDAGYIHRAEGALPKQGSRSPWLMRQNYLLDLPTMRFGRIDGSMQFTP; encoded by the coding sequence ATGCGTGTGGAACACATCGACGTACTGATCGTGGGAGCCGGACTGTCCGGCATCGGTGCCGGTTACCGGTTGCAGACACAGTGCCCGGGTCTCGGGTACGCCATCCTCGAGAGTCGCGACGCGATCGGTGGTACGTGGGATCTGTTCCGCTATCCGGGAATCCGGTCGGACAGCGACATGTACACGCTCGGCTTCCCGTTCCGCCCGTGGCGGGGCGAGAAATCCATCGCCGACGGTCCCGACATCCTGCAGTACATCCGCGACACCGCCGCCGAATTCGGTATCGATCGTCGGATCCGATTCGGTCACAAGGTGATCGATGCTTCGTGGTCGTCGGAGGATGCCCGGTGGACGGTGCGTGCCTCGACCGGGCAGGGCACCGTCGAGGTGTCCTGTTCCTTCCTCTATCTCTGCAGCGGCTACTACAGCTACGAGTCGGGTTATCTCCCCGACATCCCCGGCCTGCAGGACTTCGCGGGCACGGTCGTGCATCCGCAGTTCTGGCCCGAGAACCTCGACTACGAGGGAAAGAAGATCGTGGTGATCGGCAGTGGCGCCACGGCCGTCACGCTCGTGCCTGCGCTCGCGGAGAAGGCCGAGCACGTGACGATGCTGCAGCGCTCCCCCACCTACGTGATGTCGCTGCCCGCGCGAGACCCGATCGCGACGCGGATTCGACGCCTGTTGCCGGACAGGGTGGCCCACCGCGCGGTGCGGACGAAGAACGTCGTGGTCAATCTCGGCTTCTACCAGTTCTGCCGGCGGTTCCCCTCGGCCGCGAAACGCGTGCTGCGCACCCTCACCGAACGTCGCCTGCGCGGCAGGATCCCGGTCGATCCCCACTTCTCACCGCGTTACGACCCGTGGGATCAGCGACTGTGCGTGGTCCCCGACTCCGACCTGTTCCGCACCCTGCGCGCCGGGAAGGCCGAGATCGTCACCGACCGGATCGACACCGTCACCGAGAAGAGCGTCCGCCTCGAGTCCGGCCGCGAACTCGAGGCCGAGATCCTGATTCCTGCAACGGGTCTGCAACTGGTTCCTGCCGGCGGAATCGAGTTCGTCGTCGACGGGGAGAAGGTCGACCTCTCGACCCGGTTCATCTACCGCGGCATGATGCTCGACGGTCTGCCCAATGCCGCGATGTGTCTCGGCTACACCAACGCGTCGTGGACCCTGCGCGCCGATCTCGCGTCCCTCTACGTGTGCCGGTTGCTGCGGTACATGCACCGCAACGGTTACCGTTCGGCGGTGCCGAGATATTCGGGCGACGGACGTACCCGTCCGCTGCTCGGTCTCGACGCCGGGTACATCCACCGCGCGGAAGGTGCTCTGCCCAAGCAGGGTTCGCGCAGTCCGTGGCTGATGCGGCAGAACTATCTCCTCGACCTGCCCACCATGCGGTTCGGGCGTATCGACGGATCGATGCAGTTCACGCCCTGA
- a CDS encoding putative quinol monooxygenase yields the protein MIIVAGHLTVDADRREFYLATCRSVVEAARRAPGCLDFAVTADLIEPDRVCIYERWESRAQLDDFRGSGPGDDQAREIRSMEVSEYLVPDVLSSNE from the coding sequence ATGATCATCGTCGCAGGACATCTCACCGTCGACGCCGACAGGCGTGAGTTCTATCTGGCGACCTGCAGGTCCGTCGTCGAGGCCGCCCGCAGAGCGCCGGGCTGCCTCGACTTCGCTGTCACCGCGGACCTGATCGAACCCGACCGCGTCTGCATCTACGAACGGTGGGAGTCACGGGCGCAGCTCGACGACTTCCGCGGTAGCGGACCCGGCGACGATCAGGCCCGGGAGATTCGGTCGATGGAGGTCTCCGAATACCTCGTCCCGGATGTGCTGTCGTCGAACGAGTAG
- a CDS encoding MFS transporter produces MTTLSQPSSAPESDLDRRKRLRTVVAASLLGTTVEWYDFFLYATAASLVFNQLFFPDQSSFVGTMLAFATFAVGFVVRPIGGVVFGHIGDRIGRKKTLALTMFIMGAATALMGILPTYAQVGVVAPILLLLLRILQGFALGGEWAGAVLLAVEHSPEKKRGLFGSIPQVGLALGLALGTAVFAALQVIFDEQQFLSYGWRIAFLLSLVLVAVGFVVRLKVDETPAFREVQELAKKSSAPLVDVFRPGVRRSTVLGLLSRWGEGAAFNTWGVFAITYATNDLDFAKVPVLLVVTLAALVMAALLPVSGMLVDRFGAKQIYTVGIAAYGIAVFPTFALFGTNNLFWFAAAMILVFGIVHALFYGAQGTLYASLYPAEIRYTGLSVVYQFSGIYASGITPMILTALIAVAGGPWLACGYLVLTSVISVVATSMMRKEDLRL; encoded by the coding sequence ATGACCACGCTGTCACAGCCCAGTTCCGCACCCGAGTCCGATCTCGATCGCCGCAAGAGACTACGCACCGTGGTCGCGGCGAGTCTGCTCGGTACGACGGTCGAGTGGTACGACTTCTTCCTGTACGCGACGGCCGCGAGCCTGGTGTTCAACCAGCTGTTCTTCCCCGACCAGAGTTCGTTCGTCGGCACGATGCTGGCCTTCGCGACCTTCGCCGTGGGTTTCGTGGTCCGCCCCATCGGCGGTGTCGTCTTCGGCCACATCGGTGACCGGATCGGACGCAAGAAGACCCTCGCGCTGACGATGTTCATCATGGGCGCCGCCACCGCGCTGATGGGCATCCTGCCCACGTATGCGCAGGTGGGCGTGGTCGCGCCGATCCTGCTGCTCCTGCTGCGCATCCTGCAGGGCTTCGCTCTCGGTGGTGAATGGGCCGGGGCCGTCCTGCTCGCCGTCGAGCACAGCCCGGAGAAGAAGCGCGGCTTGTTCGGCAGCATCCCGCAGGTGGGCCTCGCGCTCGGTCTCGCGTTGGGCACCGCGGTCTTCGCGGCCCTGCAGGTGATCTTCGACGAGCAGCAGTTCCTGTCGTACGGCTGGCGGATCGCATTCCTGCTCAGCCTGGTCCTCGTCGCCGTCGGTTTCGTCGTGCGTCTGAAGGTCGACGAGACCCCTGCCTTCCGCGAGGTGCAGGAACTCGCGAAGAAGTCGTCGGCTCCGCTCGTGGACGTCTTCCGGCCCGGCGTGCGTCGCAGCACCGTCCTCGGTCTGCTGTCGCGGTGGGGTGAGGGCGCGGCGTTCAACACGTGGGGTGTCTTCGCCATCACCTACGCCACCAACGACCTCGACTTCGCCAAGGTGCCGGTGCTCCTCGTCGTCACCCTCGCCGCGCTGGTCATGGCCGCGCTGCTCCCGGTGTCGGGCATGCTGGTCGACCGGTTCGGCGCGAAGCAGATCTACACCGTCGGCATCGCCGCCTACGGCATCGCGGTGTTCCCGACCTTCGCGCTGTTCGGCACGAACAACCTGTTCTGGTTCGCCGCCGCGATGATCCTCGTGTTCGGCATCGTCCACGCCCTGTTCTACGGCGCGCAGGGAACGTTGTACGCGAGCCTGTACCCGGCGGAGATCCGCTACACGGGCCTGTCGGTCGTCTACCAGTTCTCCGGCATCTACGCGTCGGGCATCACCCCGATGATCCTCACCGCGCTCATCGCCGTGGCCGGCGGTCCCTGGCTCGCCTGCGGTTATCTCGTCCTCACCTCCGTGATCAGCGTCGTGGCCACCTCGATGATGCGCAAGGAGGACCTCCGCCTCTGA
- a CDS encoding class I SAM-dependent methyltransferase gives MTQPGYDALADLYVELFPDPYLTPLERHTVAAFAEMVRQSPVQGVVLDVGCGPGYVAADLAERGLDVIGLDPSTEMLRIARGAHSALRFVRDDARLGSDELREVVPSAIIARCSLIHVPPSEIPGILDGWAERIPSGGVVLVAGQTTDTPGEVIEFDHAVAPAWRWHPDRLATALSDAGFDEVWRTVSRPDADHRFPDVHLAARRR, from the coding sequence GTGACCCAGCCCGGATACGATGCCCTCGCGGATCTGTACGTCGAGCTGTTCCCCGATCCGTACCTGACGCCCCTCGAACGCCACACCGTCGCCGCCTTCGCCGAGATGGTGCGGCAGAGCCCGGTGCAGGGTGTCGTGCTGGATGTGGGCTGCGGACCCGGATACGTGGCCGCGGACCTCGCCGAACGCGGACTCGACGTGATCGGCCTCGATCCCAGCACCGAGATGCTGCGCATCGCGCGAGGCGCACACTCCGCGCTGCGATTCGTCCGGGACGATGCACGACTCGGGTCCGACGAACTCCGCGAAGTGGTTCCGAGCGCGATCATCGCGCGGTGCAGCCTCATCCATGTTCCGCCGTCCGAGATCCCCGGGATCCTCGACGGGTGGGCGGAGAGGATTCCGTCCGGCGGCGTGGTGCTCGTCGCGGGCCAGACCACCGACACCCCCGGCGAAGTGATCGAGTTCGATCACGCGGTGGCGCCGGCGTGGCGATGGCACCCGGATCGTCTCGCAACGGCGTTGTCCGATGCCGGATTCGACGAGGTGTGGCGGACGGTCAGCCGCCCCGACGCCGACCATCGCTTCCCCGACGTCCACCTGGCGGCGCGCCGGCGCTGA
- a CDS encoding pirin family protein: MPWQTIDPFLFVAHHVDAYPAGNDELGPDASLDGRPLGQDFGNPAGWSMYHGTTVPGFPGHPHRGFETVTFVRSGFVDHSDSVGAAARFGEGDTQWLTAGNGVVHSEMFPLLNEDSDNPLELFQIWLNLPAESKTVDPHFSMLWNEDTPTVTVADEDGHTTSVRVIAGELDDATPPPPPPNSWASRPGTDVAIWNIDLSSGARWELPVARGEQTQRVLYVYNGSPVRIGDRTIESGHGVVVDASVPVHLTGGDEGTQILMLQGRPIGEPVVSYGPFVLNDEAGVRQAFEDYRRTGFGGWPWDSDGPVHERHAGRFARYPDEKLEQR, from the coding sequence ATGCCCTGGCAGACGATCGATCCCTTCCTGTTCGTCGCACACCACGTCGACGCGTATCCGGCGGGCAACGACGAACTCGGACCCGACGCGTCGCTCGACGGCCGCCCGCTCGGCCAGGACTTCGGCAACCCCGCGGGCTGGAGCATGTACCACGGCACCACCGTCCCGGGATTCCCCGGCCACCCGCACCGCGGCTTCGAGACGGTCACCTTCGTCCGCTCGGGGTTCGTCGACCACTCCGATTCCGTGGGTGCGGCGGCGCGTTTCGGTGAGGGCGACACGCAGTGGCTCACCGCCGGCAACGGAGTTGTCCACAGCGAGATGTTCCCTCTGCTGAACGAGGATTCGGACAATCCCCTCGAACTGTTCCAGATCTGGCTGAACCTGCCCGCCGAGTCGAAGACCGTCGACCCGCACTTCTCGATGCTGTGGAACGAGGACACCCCCACCGTGACGGTCGCGGACGAGGACGGGCACACCACCTCCGTCCGCGTCATCGCCGGTGAACTCGACGACGCGACTCCGCCGCCACCCCCGCCGAATTCGTGGGCGTCCCGACCCGGCACCGACGTGGCGATCTGGAACATCGACCTGTCGTCCGGTGCGCGCTGGGAACTGCCGGTCGCGCGCGGTGAGCAGACGCAGCGGGTCCTGTACGTGTACAACGGTTCCCCCGTGCGGATCGGCGATCGGACGATCGAGTCCGGGCACGGGGTCGTCGTCGACGCGTCGGTACCGGTGCACCTCACCGGCGGCGACGAGGGCACGCAGATCCTGATGCTGCAGGGTCGCCCGATCGGCGAACCCGTCGTCTCGTACGGCCCGTTCGTGCTCAACGACGAGGCGGGCGTCCGGCAGGCGTTCGAGGACTACCGCCGCACCGGATTCGGTGGATGGCCCTGGGACAGCGACGGTCCCGTGCACGAGCGCCACGCCGGCCGGTTCGCGCGGTATCCCGACGAGAAGCTCGAGCAACGCTGA
- a CDS encoding spermidine synthase, translated as MSRQRGGRAASSPRKEKTGAPGGPVEGLYDIDTGTCELVKDRYLADGWVLEINGVPSSHIDLSDPALLEFEYMRWIAMLVESRFERDSRLRVLHLGGGACTMARYFAAVYPDARQVVVEIDGRLAELVRHWFDLPRAPLLRIRVGEARQVLTSLSDASRDVIVRDVFAYNRTPVALTTLQFTQHARRVLAPGGVYVVNCGDFRDLTVAKREAATIGEVFEHTVIIADPAMLKGRRYGNVVIAGSDLPLGDSPALARDLLGGAVPAQIRLGDQIEKFAAGARVLDDSEAITPPGTKSTGTELHGS; from the coding sequence ATGAGCAGGCAACGAGGTGGCCGCGCCGCATCGTCGCCGCGCAAGGAGAAGACGGGTGCACCGGGCGGCCCGGTCGAGGGGTTGTACGACATCGACACGGGTACGTGCGAGCTCGTCAAGGACCGCTATCTCGCCGACGGATGGGTACTCGAGATCAACGGGGTGCCCAGTTCGCACATCGACCTGAGCGATCCGGCCCTGCTCGAGTTCGAGTACATGCGGTGGATCGCGATGCTCGTCGAGAGCAGGTTCGAACGCGACTCGAGATTGCGCGTGCTGCACCTCGGTGGGGGTGCGTGCACGATGGCGCGCTACTTCGCCGCGGTCTACCCCGACGCTCGGCAGGTCGTCGTCGAGATCGACGGTCGCCTCGCCGAACTCGTCCGCCACTGGTTCGATCTGCCCCGCGCCCCGTTGCTGCGCATCCGGGTGGGGGAGGCCCGCCAGGTCCTCACCTCGCTCTCCGACGCGAGCCGCGACGTGATCGTGCGGGATGTCTTCGCCTACAACCGCACTCCCGTCGCACTCACGACCCTCCAGTTCACTCAGCACGCCCGGCGTGTGCTCGCACCCGGCGGTGTCTACGTCGTCAATTGCGGCGACTTCCGCGACCTGACCGTCGCGAAACGCGAGGCCGCGACGATCGGTGAGGTCTTCGAACACACCGTGATCATCGCCGACCCCGCGATGCTCAAGGGACGTCGCTACGGCAACGTCGTCATCGCCGGCAGCGACCTGCCGCTCGGTGACTCCCCGGCCCTGGCCCGCGACCTGCTCGGCGGGGCCGTCCCCGCGCAGATCCGACTGGGGGACCAGATCGAGAAGTTCGCTGCCGGGGCGCGCGTGCTCGACGACAGCGAGGCCATCACACCGCCCGGAACAAAGAGCACGGGCACGGAGTTGCACGGGTCATGA